The following are encoded together in the Gouania willdenowi chromosome 14, fGouWil2.1, whole genome shotgun sequence genome:
- the LOC114475587 gene encoding glycine receptor subunit alpha-2-like — protein sequence MLLHIICLLWTSFIFFHNGRSVLCKEMKFPSRAVKPPSPSDFLDKLMGRTSGYDARIRPNFKGPPVNVTCNIFINSFGSITETTMDYRLNVFLRQQWNDPRLAYKEYPDDSLDLDPSMLDSIWKPDLFFANEKGANFHEVTTDNKLLRIFQNGNVLYSIRLTLVLSCPMDLKNFPMDSQTCTMQLESFGYTMNDLIFEWLDVGAVQVADDLMLPQFVLKEEKGLGYCTKHYNTGKFTCIEVKFYLERQMGYYLIQMYIPSLLTVILSWVSFWINMDAAPARVGLGITTVLTMTTQSSGSRASLPKVSYVKAIDIWMAVCLLFVFAALLEYAAVNFVSRQHKEFFRMRKKLKEQQRQRSQGSSDSKAKGNMSGNNTPHGNAAQQCSACAREEELAQQGFFYQSYGVAPEMDATPVFADLPPGLGFYEIRRRFVDRAKRIDTISRALFPMSFLMFNVLYWLTYKVLRHEDLLATL from the exons ATGCTACTGCACATCATCTGTTTGCTCTGGActtcattcatattttttcaCAATGGCAG GTCGGTGCTCTGTAAGGAGATGAAGTTCCCCAGCAGAGCAGTGAAGCCTCCATCTCCCTCTGACTTTCTGGATAAACTAATGGGTCGCACATCTGGGTACGATGCTCGGATCAGACCAAACTTCAAAG GTCCTCCTGTCAATGTGACCTGCAACATTTTCATCAACAGCTTCGGGTCCATCACAGAAACAACTATG GACTACAGGCTCAATGTATTCCTAAGGCAACAGTGGAACGACCCTCGGCTGGCCTATAAGGAGTACCCCGATGACTCCCTGGACCTGGATCCCTCCATGTTGGACTCTATTTGGAAACCAGATCTGTTCTTTGCCAACGAAAAGGGTGCAAACTTTCACGAGGTCACAACAGACAACAAGCTGCTCCGGATATTCCAGAATGGGAATGTGCTCTACAGCATCAG GTTGACTCTGGTTCTTTCCTGTCCTATGGATCTGAAAAACTTCCCCATGGACAGCCAGACGTGTACGATGCAGCTTGAGAGCT TTGGCTACACCATGAACGACCTAATCTTTGAGTGGCTGGATGTGGGGGCCGTGCAGGTGGCTGACGATCTTATGCTACCACAGTTTGTGCTGAAAGAAGAGAAAGGCCTTGGTTACTGCACTAAGCATTACAACACAG GTAAATTCACCTGCATAGAGGTGAAGTTCTACCTGGAGCGTCAGATGGGTTACTACCTGATCCAGATGTACATTCCCAGCCTGCTCACCGTCATCCTGTCCTGGGTTTCCTTCTGGATCAACATGGATGCAGCTCCAGCCAGGGTCGGACTGGGAATCACCACGGTGCTCACGATGACTACGCAGAGCTCTGGCTCCAGGGCCTCCTTaccaaag GTGTCCTATGTTAAAGCCATAGACATCTGGATGGCCGTGTGTCTCCTCTTTGTGTTTGCTGCCTTGCTGGAGTATGCAGCAGTTAACTTTGTTTCACGGCAGCACAAAGAGTTCTTCAGAATGAGAAAGAAGCTCAAGGAGCAGCAGCGGCAGAGATCC CAGGGAAGCAGTGACAGCAAAGCAAAGGGTAACATGTCGGGAAACAACACTCCTCATGGGAACGCAGCCCAGCAGTGCAGCGCCTGTGCTCGG GAGGAAGAGCTGGCACAGCAAGGCTTTTTTTACCAAAGCTATGGAGTTGCGCCGGAAATGGATGCAACACCGGTTTTTGCCGATTTGCCTCCTGGTTTAGGGTTCTACGAGATCCGTCGTCGCTTTGTGGATCGGGCGAAAAGAATCGATACCATCTCCCGAGCTCTTTTTCCCATGAGTTTCCTCATGTTTAATGTCCTCTACTGGCTGACCTACAAAGTTCTACGACATGAGGACCTTCTGGCCACACTGTGA